The DNA window TGGGGCTTCTCCACATCACGCCGGGAAGTCAGGGCATTTTCAGACCGTTTTTCAGGAGGGGGAAGGCTAACAGACGTGCAGCCGCTCCATTGcacacacctgagctccccggcctggccctgccttcccaccaggccTTCAGTCACCTCCGCCAGTTCAGGCCCCGACttagcagtgctgtgatggagttcattttggttttgtgaGGAGAAACTTTCATTTCCTCTATCCTGGTAAAACAAATTACGTGTATCAAGCTGTACTGCATGCTTCTTTGAGAAAACAGATGTTTGACACTTCTCAGTGGAGACAGCATGTGATGGAACCCCCCCTCAGGTGCATGCacttctcttctgctccacCCCAGCCCTGTTCAGATTAGGGCAGCACAACTGAGAACAACACAGAACCGAACccacaaaataaaacccacacaGGAAACATTGCTTCAAAATTTCTATATTATTTACTTTAAGCAACAGTCCAGCTTCGTGAAATTACAACACACACTTTGAAGGATGAGATTTTCACCTCATGGTCAAGCACCAGCATGATCATGCACAGCATTGAGTCAgttctaaaaacaaaatgccCTGTAATTTTGTACTTATTTCTACGATCCACCTTTACTGAATAAAGTCCGAATAAATCCCCTCCTAGCCTCAGGCCAGGTGACTCTGGTCATCAGCCCTCTATTTGGCACATACCCTGCTTTGTACTGGTCCAGTatcaatgtttttttaaaggcaGCATGGTGTACACTAACCACTTTAAATGGCACAGCAGGGTTCAAGgcattcaccccacgcagacAATGAATTCTTTTGGATCCCCAAAGTTCACATGTGAAAGAAGGGACCGCTCTTGCTGATCATTTGCTGGCCTCTCTAACCAGGACTCCAGACCCTTGTATAGCTAAGGGGTTCTAAAAATCTTAGTACAGAAACCCTCTAAGCACACTTAGAACCAATCTACTCTCCTTTGAATTACACTACTATACTTCATAAAGCTTTCCCTCAAGTCTATCACTAGAAAACACTCATGTAACTTCCAGCAGATCTAGGGAAAAAACACAGgacaaaagtggaaaaaaacccttgatctcaaaagaaaaaaaaaaagatggagtaCATAAAgtgcttctttttaattgaaagaaatTGGAGATGTACAGTCAGGCTCAAGTTGTGCAGTTCACAAgcatggggggtgggggaggtggGCAAGAAACAGACACAAGTTCAAAAcagtcaggaaagaaaaggtcTAACCGAGGACTAGGCTGGACTTGCCACCGGGTGGATTTCTCCTGGATGGTGCAGGTGCTGGTGCTACTGGGCTAGGAACaggtgcagcaggcagggatttttcttcattctgacCTGGGGCAGCCTCTACATCAGCCTCAGTGTTTtctagaagaaaagaagcttttTTAAGGTGTTTGATGTAGATGATGAAAGCCAGAAGGTTTCTCTGGCTTAGGCAGAAGATCAGCTCCTCTGGGTTTTCTCCAGGCTTAcagccacacacacagagctgctgtcatCTGTTGGCAAGACAGACTCCCAGCTGcctgaaatattattttgcagAACTCTGATGCCTTCAGTGGAGTTTCAGGCATTTAGGACTCTCATTCTCTTAGCTACTATTAGGGGATCCCAGcaattcttttcagttttttttattttttaactgacaAGCAGCTACGATCAAGTCTCATACACAGTGTGTGACCACCCTAATAATTTTAACTCAAATCTGAGCAAGTGAGGGAAACGGAGTCACAGAAGTATCAGTACTTACAAGCAAGAGCTCAGATTCATACTACGTTCCCAATTTTGTTAGAGAAAATATCTGACACTTCTGAGGCTTCACACAGAACAGACAGGGAATGCAAACCCATGCATGTGTAGGCTCAAATTTACATTCCCTGGAAAGCATGTGCCAGTTTcatctattttaaataattctgaaCAACCACAAGTGAAGACAGGACACAGAAGGAATTATTCACAGGAAGCACTTTAGATACTCTAGCAAATGATTTATGTATCTACTTCACTGACAGTTAATGAGGTCAGCAAGACCATTAGCATCTCATGTTTTTACAGATTAACAGAATCAGTTATGAGCCAAAGGCCTAAATGCAGTGAGATTTTCTCAGCATCAGCACATTTGACTACTTGACAAAACTCAGCCATCACCAGCAAAATTGAAGACTTCACTGTTCATTACCTCCTCCAGGTCATGGACGAAGGCACCCAATAAAACTAATCCCAGCACCACTTCCCACTGCCcatttttccaacctgaacagcAATTACTAAATCCTACCTTTTGCCTCCTGATTTTTTTATCTAGCTTCTTATCCACAGGAGATGCTTTTCACCAATGCTGTGGCAACTTAGCATTGCTTTTCAAAAAACCTTTGATGCAAGATTTtatcagaaacactgaaaaccCCCTTGTGATTACCTGAATATCCATGCTTATAATAATCTCCAAGAACTCTGGCAGCTTACTACAGTCTCCATGCAACCTAAGATTCTCTGCTGCCTTCACTAACCCACAGGGCACACATGAACAGAACAGTCAATACAAAGCTTGAAGACTCTGCAGCTCATGTGTGCCACTGCCTGCTTACTCAGCAAGCTGAGAACTGCAGCCATGGCCACCATTCACACGGCACTGAATGCTTCACTCACTGTGCTTCAAGCAGACTGCCAAGTACTGTGAAGTACTCATGATGATAATCCTTCTATTGAACACCAGACCTCACCTTCATGTAATGACAGTCACTTGTGACTGTCAATTAAGTGCTGTCTAATTCTTCTTAGTCCCATTAATCAAGTACACAGCaataactgaattaaaaaaaatcctatcaCAGGAGACTTCTGGAAAGTTTTACAGCTTCTTAGAGACTCCTTCAGCCACCTGATACATGCATTAGCACTTCTCACATGCATGATCAAGACACACAGGTTTAGCACAGTTTGCTAACCTCATAACTAAAGTGGTAAAAGCCAACAAGATCAGAACAAATGTTGAAGTTCTTTCATTATCAGAAAGGGTATGATCTCTGAGTTAGTTTGCTATGAAGTACACTGCAAACTACTGGAACCTTTGATGTACAAAAGGAACTACAGCTTTCaaacaagcagcaaaagcaTTTCTGCAAAAGGTACAAGTTATCTTCCCCTGGACAGACATGACTAATAGAAAGTACATATCCCTCTTGACACCTACCTTAAGTTGTTACCATCAgttacatacagaaaataatttccaaaacTGGAAGAGGAAACATCTTTTAATGATGGGAGCTTATTCAAACTATAGTTATGCTGTGAATTTGTAAGCAAATAGCTTTTATTTGGAAGTATATTCACTCCCTTTAAAACCCAGGAGACAGCCATACAACGTTGAGTGCAAAATCACATGCACAACAAGTGGGACACTGACCAGCTCATGTCTGCTATCCCACACAGCAGGAGTAGGAAGCGGTGAAGTGAGACAGCTAGCTCAATAGGACTCTGTGCTCCATATTAAGGTAAGGTGCCCAAAGCAAACAAGGGCGAGATTAATTTAATAACAGCACATCAAGATTCTCAGGTACTTGTCACATACACATTTCCAGTGAGCATTAGCTTTCTACTCCTTTGGAAGCACCATCAATGGAAGTTTAACAGCCAAACACATGCCTGACATTTTTACTTTGCCAGGACTGTCTtcaaaaatttaatttttgtcaTAGCCACAACAGCAGTAAACTCCAGTTAGGAACACTAACTTGATAATTTACTTCTTTGAAAAACCCCTTTCCAGCATACATTTACTCAGTACTTGCTAAGAACATCTTCCCCTGTCACCTTCTGGAAACAAATCAAAGGCCCACAAATACTAAACCTGTGAGAATGGCAACCTCAAAGAGTCAGCACGTCattttttcactgcttcagACAGCTGTTGCTAACCCAAGCAGTCCTATTTCTGCTGCCTCCAATCTCATCTCTTCTTGTCTTACCGCTCCTCCTGACACTGTGGTGAGCTGCTTTTAACAAGTaccaggagaagcagcagagcctgcagaCTCAAAGAAGTATCAAAACCACATTCTCCTGTCTGAGGCATGAACTCTAAATGCTCACACTAGGATGCCAATTAAGATCAGACAGACATGAGAAGGAAATACTGAACAAGCCTGTATAATTTTACTAGAAGCAGCATGTTGTATCACAGTCTGCTAGAGGAGCAGGATGCTCCAAAGAGCATTTTGGCCAGAAATACAACACTCAGAGGCAGTTAACAGGCACTCTGGAAAACCTGTCACCTTCCCAGCAGAAGTCTGTTCAGGATATGGAGATCCTTAGAGATCTTCCACAGCTCTGAGGTGTTAGAAACAACACTTGGAAGTACTTGGTAAATAGACACATTTCTCACATCAGGAAGTCAGCTATTCTCAAGGTAAATCTTGCTAAGGAGAGATTTCCAGCCTCAGAGCTACATAAAAAGCCCTCAAGGTAAACATACATGCTGCTAGGTGAAGTGCCTGTTTACACTAAATCTGCATTATGATTACTTCCTtacaaaaaaatcagcatttaaaaagcaacagaaacgTAAAATCTAGTTAATGCGGATGCTTTCAGATGCAATAGCTGTTCTTGATTATTTTATGTGAATCGAGTGTTTGCTGTGTGGGAAGACAATAGGACAGAGGTAAAAGCTGAACCAGAAATCTCTGTAGTTGACTATACTACTTAATTACAAGCTACTATAATGTAGTACAGCCTATCAATCACGTAAGTCTTTGCAAGATGGTATCCACCTTGCCTTCACATATTTAGATCTTGATACcagttgctgctgctggcaaaataaatgaacaggACTGTTCTCATTTTTAACCTGATGACTAACAGAGGCATTCTGCTATTACATTCCATATCACCACCAGCAATTTCTGCTGAAGCAGTTAGGTCATTTTACTGATCTGATGGGTTCAAGAGACAAACCAAGCTCTctctcaagatttttttttctcccatcttcTTCTATTTTGAGAGAGAAAGTGGAAAATGTCTTTACTACAAGCCTGAAGGAGTTACTCACCATATGTTTCACCACCGCCATCTCCTCCCTAGAAAAGAGAGGAACACATTGTAACTTATAGATCAAAGTATTTTTACCTTGCTTCCATCCAGAGGGCACTCACTCTATGACTGATCAAGCCATCCTGGCCAGACAAAGCTGGGGCTCTGTCAAGCAACATTCTGACAGACCCACTGAAGCACTTCTGGACCAACACCACACTCTTAAAGGCAGATACCAGAGTAGAGCAGATGGTTCTAGATGCATGTTTCAGCAGATTTAACATGATGGATTTTTAAGCACCAATCCCTACAGTGACCAATTTTATTTCATCAACAGGTCATTTACGTAACATAATTCTAGAAGTTTAAACAAAGATACAATTGAACTAGTCCTAATGATGTGTAGAATGTGGTATACTTGTTATGCCTACACTGTGAAAGATGCAGGTGGTCACGAGCACTATTGTATACAGCATCCTTCATTATGCAGAACTGACAGGAACCAGAACACTGGAGCTGTCAAGCAGTAATGACAATAAATCAAGCCGTCAgtgtcttctcttttttcctaagTGACTCTTTCCAACACAAAACATGTATTAACTAGCAAGGCCAAGAACATTAATTCCattcagcattttttgttttttagatacCCGATTCTGACAGTGCTAAAATTTCCTTCATTACATAAACAGCTAAACATTCTCTTCATAATCAATCTGTTCAGAATGTAACTTGACACAAAGATACAGCAAGTCCTCTAGCAGCAGCCAAGGCTCCACAATAGCATGAGGTTTTAACAAAGTAAATCTATGAAAGTCGATAATTTACAAAGTGAACTTGGAGTTGTCAGGACGTTAGTACACAGAAATCCCCCTAGGACACTAGCTCTAGCTTCTGTCTGTAGTTTTAATCATtgcacaaaattaaaatattttgcattacaAGAATCATGACTGCAAAACTGAGAATCCTAAGacagtatttaaataaataaagcagaaaatagaattaagactaaatcatttttgttttctgtgacagCAGTTACAAATGTATATATCACACATTTGCTAAACTGGAACAAGACATTTTATCTAACAAAGAATTCTGTGGCTCAAATACACAACCAATAACAAAAATGGGTTAAACTGATGATTGATGCCTGCTACCAAAATAAAACTTGTCATTTACAACTCATGAGGGAAAAGATACCTGCCAAAAATTTACCTATCTAGTTCCTTTCCGAAAACCTAAAACTggaggcatttcttttccaCCTATAGAATTTATTTATGCGAGTTTAATCCGTTCTTggcttccctttcttttttcctacattgAGTGAAATGACTTCTCATCCTGTTTACCCCATTAACTGTAATTGCACATTATGCAAAAGCCAAGGTAACACTAGAAATCACACTCCATATCACTATCAAGTAAACAGCTTACATGGAAAGAAACACATCTGATGGTGTTATTAAAGACAGCAACATAAATGTAGCAAGCATTCCTGCCACTGAGAGGCACGCTGTTGGGATATGAGACCAAATCCCATGTAAGTCAATAAATCCAGAGTTCACTGTAGCTAAACTATTGTGTTAAAAACAATTACATACTTAAGGCTGAAGCAAGATCTCACACCACTTCACTGCTGTCCCATCAGTAAGAAAGAAGAGTTAAGAGCTCTAGAAAGTACTCATTTCAAAAAAATCCAACCCTTTCACAACATGCAAGATGACTATTGCGTGGAAAAGAGAACTTGCACGGCAAGAACAGATTTAAGAACAAGGTTTCAAACTCTACGCTGCTTTCAATTGTGCATGTCACTGATAAAAAAAGCCATCAAGAGTGATGTAGTCCATTACCACACTCTTCACAGGAAGTATACTGACCTTTGGATCTATGACATCTCCACAGTTAGCATCAGCTGAATTTCTCTGTGGTCCAGACAATTCAGTGTCTTCTCTGATTTCACCTGGCTTTGTCCCTAGAAGCAGAGGTTGATTCTAATTAGGTTGCAAGATTAACTTACTgggaaagcagatgaaaaaacGGTGTggtgtgttttggtttttttccttccccccctacttctttttttaattaaagctttACCGTTTAAAGTTTGTCCTGGTTCTTTACCTAATGACTCAAAAATTACAACAGCATTTTGTGCAGCTGAGGGCATCACTTAGATGGAAAGCAGGGTCCCATGGCCATCTATATAGGAAATTATCTACAGAAATGGGAATTTAATCCCAGCTGCAGGtacaacacaaagcaaagcttcCTCTGATTAATCAAGAGAAATCAGTACTATCCCACACACTAAGTCACAAGTTTGCCCTACTCTAACGTAATTGATCTGGAGAAACTGCATCCAAAAATACCTCTTAGCTACCTGCTTGCAACAACGCCTAGGTCCAAGGTTTAcatgttaaataaataataataataataataaatcccATGCTAGTAATCCTCATTTCTAGCCCTGATCTACAAAGCAAGAAGTGGACTCAGGTTTCCATCCACAGACAGCAGTAGCTTCAGGCCAATCCCAAAAATGGATTAATGCATGTCAGCAAACCTGCAAAGAAAGTAGCATTCTTACCTGATGATTTAGCCCAGGAAGGTGGATTTTCTTCAGGAGTTCCAAAGATGCTGGATGCCATTTTGTTCTTTCGCATGGGTTGTTCTTTTGGTTCATCAAAACCCAAGGAAAAGTTGGAACCACCGCCAGGAGGACGCAGCACTCTGCAGAGAGATTCAGCCTTACAGCCTGCAGCACTAAAGAGCACTCCCAGCATACGAAGAAAACCTAATATGTTAAGAGATCACTGCTGCTCTTGTAGTGAGCAGCTGTACAGGCTGAATACCACCAAAGGTAAACTACATGAGGTATCTGTACTGTGCACTGGCATTTCATAACTGATGCTCAGTGTTATGGCTTAAGTGCATAACTCaaactataaaaataaacagattccCAGCATTCAATACAGACATTTTATCTCCACTGCTCTTCTCTTTGGTGTCACTTACACAAACTAAAAcattgctgtgctctgctcgTGCCCTTTCTTCACTTGGCATCAACAAAAGCTGTTGTCAGTCTTCAGCCTGactccattaaaaataaaaaatattatggGGGCACATCAGAATCCAGGTACACAACTTCAACtgctgtgaggttttttttagaGAACCCTGTGAAGGTAATTAATCTTCAACTTGGTGGTACAGCAAAGAGTAACACTTGGCATATGAGCTATATGAGCTGCTTGCAACACTGATGACTGGACTGCAGCCTCAGTCTAGATTTGTTCAATCAGAAAAACCCTTAATTTGAGGCAGGCTACTGGGCTGATGATAAGGACATTTCAGTACACCAATAGAATGGTGCTTCCAATGCACCCAGTGCTCCCAAATGAAGCCCAGATCTAGCTAGGGAAGGGACACGTTCCCTCTTCTAATATCTTAATAAAATATTAGAACTGTAAAAAGTCAGAACTTAACAAGCTGTGTTGTTCTCTATGGTGAATACACCAAAGCTGTGAATTCAACACAAAGAAGATGTCAGAATTTGCAGTGCTGTCACCACTGGGAACAGCACTGGGATTTTTCAAGGCTTTGTGTCTATTGCATTGAAGATGCAACTCAAAAACACTTTCCCAGTCTGTGGGACTTCAAGACTATGGTAAGACAATAATGAAAGAGTTTGAAATGGGTATTTACTGTTGCTAAcctaattttcattaaaaaatccATCTCCAAATATATAATCAATGGGAGGATCCCAGCCGATTGGGTAATGTGCTTTAAGAAATTCAAGAACACTCCAACAatttgctgcttctcctttccaaatgaagagATATGATACAATCTTCTTGAACTGccagtgccattttttttttatacagaaGAGATGCCCGTGCATTTTTCCAGCCACATCTGTTGCACTTATCATGTGAAGAACAGATTGTTCAGGAGCGCCCATTCCCACACCTTACGTCATCTTTATTTCGCTAGGGCAGTGAAACCACTGCTCTCTTAACAATGTAACAGTTTCCAAAGACTTAatgaaattaacagaaaaagTAACTGAAGCAAAAGAGCAATTACTTAAACCATTAAATAATCACTTCTGCCAACCTCAGATAAAGGTTGACAGATTTCATTAGAAGCTTCTCCCAGTCCTGAGGTGTTTCAAGCCAAGGACTGCTCTTAACATCGCACCTGACACCGGCCGTGCTGCACACTGAGAATCCACGCCCACTCAGGAAGCacttttcaagtgttttttgCATCTGTTCCGCCAAGCCAAAGCCGTACTGATTAAACGGCCGCCAAAGCACGGCGCTGACCGCTTCCCGCTCGGACCGCAGCAGCGCCGCGCACACCCGGCCGAGCGCCGCGCATCCCTTCCAGGCACACTTCTGAAGTTCCCTTTGTTCTGCGCAAGAGTCGCTCCGCCCGAGGCCCGGCTCCGGCTCCGTCCGGGCCCGCTGAGCCCTGGGTTCCCTGCTGCCTCAATGCCCGGGAGTGCGGAGCCGAGGAAAGGCGTCACCCCCGCTCcttcccccccttctccccccgaGCATGCTCGCTGCGAGCCGAGTGTAAGTCCGTTAAAGCTGTCGTACACAATGAGCTTAACAAAACGGACACCGCCGGACAGGGATGAGGGCACCGGGGAGCGGGCGATGGTCACCTCGAAAGAGTCCGAGGGGAGAAAGCGCGGTGCGCAGGTAGGGCGGGCGGTGAGGAGGGCGGCGGAGCAGACAATAGAGCCGCCTCGGCCCCACCCAAACGCCGGGGCTGCTCGGCGAGGTGCAGGCAGGGGGGACGGCGGCGGGCATcgagggaggggagaggagaggtgcCCCCCGCGGCGCTCCGGCGGCGTGACTGCGCTGCGCCGAAGGATTCGCCTCCTTTCTTTGTTAGGAAGGGGCTGAGGCGGGGGGCAGCCCAGGGTGGGTCTGGCAAGCTCCCACCCCCGCGGCTCGCCCCCCATCCACAGCCAT is part of the Gallus gallus isolate bGalGal1 chromosome 18, bGalGal1.mat.broiler.GRCg7b, whole genome shotgun sequence genome and encodes:
- the HN1 gene encoding jupiter microtubule associated homolog 1 isoform 3 (isoform 3 is encoded by transcript variant 3), coding for MTTTTIFSGMDPSGRNSSRVLRPPGGGSNFSLGFDEPKEQPMRKNKMASSIFGTPEENPPSWAKSSGTKPGEIREDTELSGPQRNSADANCGDVIDPKGGDGGGETYENTEADVEAAPGQNEEKSLPAAPVPSPVAPAPAPSRRNPPGGKSSLVLG
- the HN1 gene encoding jupiter microtubule associated homolog 1 isoform 1 (isoform 1 is encoded by transcript variant 1) — translated: MQKTLEKCFLSGRGFSVCSTAGVRVLRPPGGGSNFSLGFDEPKEQPMRKNKMASSIFGTPEENPPSWAKSSGTKPGEIREDTELSGPQRNSADANCGDVIDPKGGDGGGETYENTEADVEAAPGQNEEKSLPAAPVPSPVAPAPAPSRRNPPGGKSSLVLG
- the HN1 gene encoding jupiter microtubule associated homolog 1 isoform X1, with protein sequence MTTTTIFSGMDPSGRNSSRVLRPPGGGSNFSLGFDEPKEQPMRKNKMASSIFGTPEENPPSWAKSSGTKPGEIREDTELSGPQRNSADANCGDVIDPKGGDGGGETYENTEADVEAAPGQNEEKSLPAAPVPSPVAPAPAPSRRNPPGGKSSLVLEHRS
- the HN1 gene encoding jupiter microtubule associated homolog 1 isoform X2 gives rise to the protein MTTTTIFSGMDPSGRNSSRVLRPPGGGSNFSLGFDEPKEQPMRKNKMASSIFGTPEENPPSWAKSSGTKPGEIREDTELSGPQRNSADANCGDVIDPKGGDGGGETYEHRS